In Anopheles arabiensis isolate DONGOLA chromosome 2, AaraD3, whole genome shotgun sequence, the genomic window TTAGTAAGCTATAATTGGcaatgttatacctgctctctaTAATTgtggggtgctataattataactgctaaaactagcgGCGAAAAACCTGCCTAGGCTCGCATGCTCTTTAATgtgagggctctggggcggtgaacttgtatggcgtgcgagccctcgcgcgccctcgcaaatcgctgtcaattgcatggcgggatcagttacagtggagcgccgtttatccgggcatCTCAGGACTTGACTTCGCCCCgatatgcgaataacacggagtcaaatgatatattttatcaccaaatccttgttattttttggaaatgtttcttattttttgataaaaataacccagtttttagtaacttcatgtttttcgatagagaatttttaaaatttgccatgaattatagtgttttttgttatgacaatgtggtcttataaccgctttttcaaatatcctcctcataacgcaacgtcacttttgtattgaactgtcatttctctgcagcacggataaacccccccatagcaggatagtcaatcccccccccccatagcaggatagtcagtcctacgtatagcggcgcggtctatttggggattgaacccatgacgggcatgttgttaagtcgtacgagttgacgactgtactacgagaccggcaaaaacaataattaatgaataaaaaaataaatattttaaaatattgtaaaacctcgaattttaccaatttgaattaaaagttcaagttataacaaaggcacaaaatcgcaaagtagaagaataaacagaaggctgaaggtgttgtcagtacaacgatccgtaaacgaatgatctttattttgacattcagattatcgcacagttgtcacggtgatggtcatattctgatccggcatattgggcactatggtcttatcaggggtcaaatctccaggatattacaatatgtttaaaatatcttaagatttcgagcagatgataccacttgcaaccctcgcaatgtttgacggggtatatcgagttttcgcgtatagTGGATTcatggaaaaatagtttacactacTGGTTTGAGGGTTGAAAAATACCGCCACAGAGTTTTgcatttgttgtaaaacaggtatcttttgcacaaattttatgcaaaatgcTCTAAGAACATTTaggaaattcaaaaagagcgtaaaatatttcaaagaattaaaagatttacaaaaaaacacatggagctgtcaaatttatagGAATCGCGAACTGCGGATAATTCCTGTATGTTTGTTATATTATGTAATGTATGTAGCCTGGTTTTGCTTCAAGAGGGCCATTTGCGGTCCGTTAAATATATGCggttaaatataaataaataaataacgaaataacaaataaataacaatatcTAATGAAAAAATcgattaaaaaatattgttttcaaaaggtgttttcgcatttttaatgaaaaacatgTACATTTTTCTATCAAACGATGTATTACTCATTCATGTTAGCAAGAATTGTGATATTCAGCTTAGGGTGGATataaacacagcacacaaagAAATAGCTTTTTTCTCGTCTACTCGCGAAGGCGTTCCGGGTCAAATAGACCGCGTGTTTATTGAATCGTCAACAAGACCAAACACGGATGTAAAAGAAACGCAATAACGTAGCTGTCACTCATGACAGCCGCACAGGGTGAAACGCGCTTAGGCTTCGCTCTAACAACTTGCCTGTTGGTTGTATATTCTAACCACTTAGTATATTCTTCACTTAGTACAATAATTCACACCTTAACTCTTTACTCGAAAACTGGATAAAAATCGGGGATAAAAAGGCAGTCAAAATCCGCCTGGTAGTGCTTATGTGGAAGGTAGTTCCCCCCTTCCGTACTATTGGTGAAAGGATAAATAGAGGTAACTAAGACGCGATCATACTTTTTCTACAATCGCGTCATCAGAAGCTTTTGTGAAAGATGAAACGTTTACacattttgattcttttttttacttttttgctgttttgtttctcgTTATTTGTTTAAGAAACAAGTTGAATGGGAgctcaataaataaatgtaacaTAAACGCTACACAAAATGTAATGTTAACTATGGCAGCTGTAAAGAGAATCTGTGAtggtaaaaaaacatataatcaATTAATAATATTCGTGTTGATCAATTCAGCAAAACTTACAATTGTAAAACTTTCGTACACTAACGGATATGTTATGTGTTTATATACAGCATAAATTATACCATATTGTACAAGGTATATGCTATAGCTCAGTTTAGATCCAACTAATAATATAGGATGTTGCAGGAAATTTACTAATAAGGAATGCTTTTCCTGGAAAGCCAAATAAACCAACAGTACAGACGGAAATATACCCCATGCACTTTTCAACAATGATCCGTACATAGCCAAGGAAAGTGAAGGTTGGTTTATGTGATCTGAAGGCAGCATGATTGTGAGactgttcaataaaatgaacatAAAAGCAGAAGCTGGCAAAATGAAGTTTAGctgaaatatgaaaaaaagatGTAATGAACTGTGACACACAATTCACCATTACGTTACCTTTAAAATACTCTTCGCGTTTGGGTTATCTTTTAGGTGGTAATACGTAATCCCTGCAAGCATACCGAAGAAATAGTTGCCAGCATTGGTCTCTGACGGAATGTAAACATGTAAATAGTAAGGTAAAGTTCGAATTTCTTGCAGAACATgtctgaaacaaaaaatatacatttatttGGAGATATTAAAATATCATATTTCAACGaactaaataaatatttccccTCACTCACCACTCCCTCCcaccccctctctctctccctctctctctctctctctctctctctctctctctctctctttctctcagattgcgcatatatttatcaATTAAATGGCACGATTCGCTATATTTATCTGTTAAAAATGTGTATCTCCCGGACATATTGGGAAAATGTACCAGCtttcggcaggctagtgcagtggtttcacaaaaactgctcacacacatcaacattttttattatttttcatgaaagtgatgttatttttgttgATAAACTATCGTATTATGTTACGCTTAAAATGCAATCACTGATTTtactcctattttcggcagcgcgaatacgggtcagCAAACGTTTTCATCAATTAAAATAggtcgaaaaaaaatgtttcaaacattttaaaagaaaattactCCAGCTCCAGGTTGTGCTCGTTCTTATAACTGTTTCAAATTCTCAGTACTAGCCGGAGTTAGTACTGAATAGAGAATAggtgttttgcgtttgtttgcaaactATACCATTCACATTGTTGGTAACAACgatcccgtcaaacattgcgagggttgcaagtggtatcatctgctcgaaatcttaagatattttaaagatattttaaaatatttagtttttattcaataattcttaaattcttgttttgctgtggtatttgtcgaaaagatcactttttacatttttgtggcttttttcaaaataaaatctcaAAATTTAGGTGTTTAgtaagctataatttacaatgttatacctgctctcggggtgctataattataactgctaaaactagcgGCGAAAAAACTGCCTATAGGCTCCCGTCATAcaatgcgagggttgcgaaagatttcatgtactcgaaatcttatggtattttgaaaaatcgttgatttttattcaagaattatattttgtgcggcagtatttggcgaaaagatcactatttacatttttgtggatttttgaaaactaaaatgtcaaaattcaggtgtttagtatgctacaaattgcactgttatacctgctctcgaggtgctataattataactgctaaaactaggtgtgaaaaaactaccaaggctcgcaagctctttaatgcgagggctctggggcggtgaacttgtatggcgtgcgagccctcgcgcgccctcgcaaatcgctgtcaattgcatggcgggctAGCAAGCTCTTTGATGCGAGGCTGGAATATAGCTTCCCGTCAAAcaatgcgagggttgcgaaagatttcatgtactcgaaatcttatggtattttaaaaaatcgttgatttttattcaagaattctattttgtgcggtagtatttctcgaaaagatcactatttaaatttttgtggatttttgaaaactaaaatgtcaaaattcaggtgtttagtatgctacaaatcgcactgttatacttGCTCTcgaggtgctataattataactgctaaaactaggtgtgaaaaaactaccaaggctcgcaagctctttattgcgagggctctgggacggtgaacttgtatggcgtgcgagccctcgcgcgccctcgcaaatcgctgtcaattgcatggcgggttacttaacaaacattgcaaatTATAGCTTGCTAAACACCTAAATTTTgagatttaattttgaaaaaatcttcaaaagTTTAAATGGTGATCTTTTCGACAaataacacagcaaaacaataattaatgaataaaaaataaatatttcaaaatattttcaaaatatcttaagatttcgagcagatgataccacttacaaccctcgcaatgtttgatgGGATACTTAACatctgaattttgacattttattttgcaaaaatccacaaaattaGAACTAAggtaaatgtaccagtattcgacagtgtacctattttcggcaggtgTAATTACGCAAAAAAGGTGTAATTACGTAATTACGGCAGGCAACAACGTGTAATTACGCAAAAACGCGTTGAAATTTTTCTCAACGCATATTTTTCAGATTGtctctttttatctctttttatGCCTGCTTTGTTTACAACTCACACCAAAGTGATTGTAAAAACTGCCATTCAAATGACCAAAatgggcaaacaaaaaattaataagTTAAGTATTCTTCAACACTAATCTTAGGAAAGTAAGAgtttaaaatagttttaaacatttttgtctGGCTATtggcattaattaaaacatttatcgGCCCGTATTCGCGTTGCCAAAAATAGGagcacagcctgccgaaaataggacaGAACTGCCTAAAATAGGaccaaactgccgaaaataggaacaaaaacagtttttgcaTTTTCATGAATATCGCTAGAAAATGCAGTTGAAACGGCAAATCAAAAATAGCACAACATAAAATGATAGTTTATCGTCCATAATAATGAtactttcaagaaaaataataaacattgtAAGTGTACGAGCTGTTTTAGTGACCTGCGTAAACCTGCCCAATACTGGTACACTTACCCTAATGATCTTTTCAATTAATACCACCGCAAAAATATAATGTatggataaaaaataaatattatttaaaataccataagatttcgatcAGATGATACTACTTGCCACCCTCGCAACCCGTTATACATCGCAAGTGTTATTTGTCATAAAAATTTGCAAATGTTGGAAATATGAGAAGCCTATGGTCAATTTAAAGTAATCTTCTACAGCTATTgttgttttacgtttttttatgtCAATGATTTTTGTGCTAACTTTTGTATCGTAACTATCAtctaaaaatgaaatgaaaagatcTGCTAACGACTTGATTTTTGAatcaaataatataataaaaactagGCTGCGGCCCGTGCTACTATTTTTAGTGGCATTTTGGCCTGCAGGGTCTAATGAATTTGACATCGCTGGTCTAAACCGACCATTATTGCGCTATATTGTAAATAAtccatcatttttttatttttactattgATAGAAATTTGTACTGGTTTAAAATTATACTATAATTTTTGTATTACAATaatgaatagaaaaaaatctatACCTTAAAATCATCATTACTGTAGCATCTAGATGATATCGATAGATGATGCCAATCGGCACAACAAAGGCAGTAATCGTCATGCATATTACAATTGGTTTGAATAATCTTGGAATCCTAATAAACCAATATACATaagatttatttaaaataaattgtgtAAATTTAGAAGCAAGTTTAAATAGATTCTCACCGCATTAGCAACATCAGTATTGTACCAAGTAGGTACAGCTGAAAATCTGCACCTAAATACCAGGAAAACTGAATACACTGTAAATGAGATTAAATagcataaataaaatttaatgctgattcatataatttatttttagctGTTATACCGGTTCGCTTGGGTTAATGTAGTTGTTTatgaaaaacacatttgtCCACCAGTTTATAGTGCAATAATCGCGAAAACGATTGCCTATTAGACCTTCTTTCATCCGAGGATACCATGAGGcatgaaataaaatcacaaaTAGATACAGTGGAAGTATTCTGAAATGAAAAGAGAAATGTTTGTTATCTTTAAAAGTTACCAGTGGGTTTAGTTCATTCATTCGTAACAAGAAAAAGtacccgccatgcaattgacagcgatttgcgagggcgcgcgagggctcgcacaccatacaagttcaccgccccagagccctcgcattaaagagcttgcgagccttggtagtttttt contains:
- the LOC120895971 gene encoding O-acyltransferase like protein-like isoform X1, translated to MFTLKYRSITSILLVLFVIKTYCSVSFANQIELMQIYRYDDYEECRRTYSDFVYCNAISQIVPAFDSKIWTSIQEYSTHPRHFDRRVIETGTCLQKCRRTMQSVEHNLLTELHECVETKIWSQYELNSSINVLNCITAEELNDTSETSGVARLAFLFISIGIIMLVIFATVYDGLNTNDPTETRSLATTKLIQSFSISRNLSTLIDRETKSGMNLRHLDGIRALTMIIILLTHSSIPLIRMPLKNVNDLEAQFNQPWFPIAMAGNTYTVQLFFVIGGLLLAVNILEQTKNCNRIGVAYFFERVKIRLIRILPLYLFVILFHASWYPRMKEGLIGNRFRDYCTINWWTNVFFINNYINPSEPCIQFSWYLGADFQLYLLGTILMLLMRIPRLFKPIVICMTITAFVVPIGIIYRYHLDATVMMILRHVLQEIRTLPYYLHVYIPSETNAGNYFFGMLAGITYYHLKDNPNAKSILKLNFILPASAFMFILLNSLTIMLPSDHINQPSLSLAMYGSLLKSAWGIFPSVLLVYLAFQEKHSLLVNFLQHPILLVGSKLSYSIYLVQYGIIYAVYKHITYPLVYESFTIILFTAAIVNITFCVAFMLHLFIELPFNLFLKQITRNKTAKK
- the LOC120895971 gene encoding O-acyltransferase like protein-like isoform X2 yields the protein MFTLKYRSITSILLVLFVIKTYCSVSFANQIELMQIYRYDDYEECRRTYSDFVYCNAISQIVPAFDSKIWTSIQEYSTHPRHFDRRVIETGTCLQKCRRTMQSVEHNLLTELHECVETKIWSQYELNSSINVLNCITAEELNDTSETSGVARLAFLFISIGIIMLVIFATVYDGLNTNDPTETLATTKLIQSFSISRNLSTLIDRETKSGMNLRHLDGIRALTMIIILLTHSSIPLIRMPLKNVNDLEAQFNQPWFPIAMAGNTYTVQLFFVIGGLLLAVNILEQTKNCNRIGVAYFFERVKIRLIRILPLYLFVILFHASWYPRMKEGLIGNRFRDYCTINWWTNVFFINNYINPSEPCIQFSWYLGADFQLYLLGTILMLLMRIPRLFKPIVICMTITAFVVPIGIIYRYHLDATVMMILRHVLQEIRTLPYYLHVYIPSETNAGNYFFGMLAGITYYHLKDNPNAKSILKLNFILPASAFMFILLNSLTIMLPSDHINQPSLSLAMYGSLLKSAWGIFPSVLLVYLAFQEKHSLLVNFLQHPILLVGSKLSYSIYLVQYGIIYAVYKHITYPLVYESFTIILFTAAIVNITFCVAFMLHLFIELPFNLFLKQITRNKTAKK